DNA sequence from the Roseibium sp. HPY-6 genome:
ATTTCGATCCCTTCCGCCTGTTCCAGGTGACGGTGGCGGAACTCTCCGAACGAACAAAACTAGGCTTTTCGGCTTATGCTGATGCGGACATCACACATACGACTGAACTGATGTCCTCCTTCAGCCTGGAACACCTTGGAGCGCGACCGCTAAAGCAAAAGGTTAGGGAAGTAGCGTCACGTGAGCAGCTCGTCATTTAGCGTCAAAAGCTGACGCCTGAATGGCAGGAGAGCAAGACGCGTACCTTAGAAAGCCGAAAGTCGCCGGAACCCCGACGGTCTCGATCAGCGACGCGACTTGCTTGTGTCCAAGGGACTGCCGCAGACGTTCCTCGACCAGAGACCTCCAAAGGGATGCGGCCGGGACGACCTTCTCGATGCCGCCGCCAACAGCCTGATCGCGGAGAGGTGCCTGCTGGGCCAGGCGGACCCGTTTCCTGCTTCCTACAGGCGCGACGAGCGCGGATTGCGGATGGCGATCTGGGCCTGAAGAACCGACTTTGTCACCAGCGCACTTGGACGCGCTGACATCAAAGCGTCTTGAGCAGATTGTCCAATTCCGTCCGAAGGCTCGTCCCTCGCACGATCTCCCCGTGGCACGGAATGATCATGGTCGGACTTTCCTCTTCAAGCCGTTCACGCACCCAATCTGAAAAACGTGCCTTGTCCTTAAGACCATATTTCGGAAACGTCTTCAGAAAACCCGGATGGGCCGCCTCGTTTTCGTTGTCCTGAAGCCCGCAAAACGCGTCGGTGACGATCCAGGCAAGCTCATTGCCGGTGCGTACAATCAGCCAGAGTTCTCCCGTCTTGAGCCCTTCAGGTTCAGCAAACTCCACATTATCCGGAAGCGCATCGGCAAGTGAGGACAACGGTTCGAAACGTTGACCGGTTATCTTGTCGAGCCGCGGGCGTGCCGCATCGGTGCACACAAGTCTTGCCTCGCCGAACAGCTGAACATGCTCTGAAACCGCCTTGTTGTGATAATGATTGGGCGCCAGCAGAAACCGGACGTCATGCGTTTCGGCAACGATCCCGCCGGTCTTTTCAACCGGACTGTAGAGGCAGACACTACCATCGGGCAGTCCGACAATGGTGCATCTCAGATTGCCTTTCCGGACCGTCCATAGGGTGTCATGACCTTCGACGCGCTCAAGCGAGGGGTTGCGTTTGGTCATGATTTCTCCATGGCTTTGAGTTGATTGCACAGGACATCGACCAGGAAACGTCCGGCCCGGTTGGACTGGTCCAACCGGTTCTGGGCATGTACGCCCATGACACCGGACACCAGTCCCTTTGCCACCGAGGGAACATCCATCGACGGATCCAGCTTGCCTTCGGAAAGCGCCTTTTGAAGGCAGGCCAGGAAACAGCTTTCCAGTTCGTCCCAGTAGTGCCTGACAGCTTCTTCAAGCCGCACACTGCCAACCCTGGCATTTTCGATCCCGGTGTTCACGACAAGGCATCCGTACTTGCTCGATGTCATCGATCCGTCTGTGACCAGTGACTTCAGGAAACCGGTGATCTCGGGGACACCGCCATCTCTCATCGGCTGCATTGCAGTTGTGACTGCGCTCTGCGTGTAAAATTCCAGGGCCGCGAGGTAGAGCCCCTCCTTACCGCCGAACTCGGTCCGGATGGCAAACTGATTGAGGCCGGTAAGGCGCTCAAGTTCTCTCAGGCCGAGTGCCTGATAACCGTGTTGCCAGAACGCATAGACCACGCGCTCGACAACTTCTTCAACGATGTAGCTCTTTGGACGGGCCATAAATCTTATTTCTCTACGATTGCATAGAAATTATTTCTATACACTCGCAAAGAAATGTCAACAGCGCTGTTTCAACGCTTTGACCGGCTCAGGCCTTCCCTTTTCGTCAGAACCTGCTAAAAGGCGCGCCGCTCATTGATGGTGAGCCACCGGTCGCAGCCTACCCGGTGACGAGCGTCTCAACGGACGTTCACAGCGAAAACAAGGGACTATATCGTTGAAAACACTTGTCATCTGTTCCGGCGGAATGGATTCCGTCACCCTTGCGCACAAGATTGCGCGAGACCATGAGCTTGTTGGTCTGATCTCCTTCGACTACGGCCAGCGCCACCGCAAGGAACTGGATTTTGCCAGGACCTGCGCCGAGGAGCTCAACACCGAACATATTCTCATGAACATCGAAAACATCGGCCGCCAGCTCACCGGCTCGGCGCTGACCGATGACGTCGACGTTCCCGATGGGCACTATGCCGAAGACACTATGAAGGTCACCGTTGTGCCGAACCGCAACGCGATCATGCTCACCATCGCCTACGGCATTGCCGCTTCGCGTGGCGCCAATGCCGTTGCAACAGCTGTCCATGGCGGCGATCATTTCATCTATCCTGATTGCCGTCCGGCCTTCACATCGAGCTTTGAGACAATGCAGCGCTATGCGCTGGACGGCTACGCGGAGATCAGCCTTGTCACGCCCTATGTTCACGTCAGCAAGGCGGATATCGCAGCCGAGGGTCTGCGTTTGGGCGTCGATTATCGAAAGACCTGGTCCTGCTACAAGGGTGGTGAAACCCATTGCGGCCGATGCGGAACATGCGTCGAGCGCCGGGAAGCCTTCCACCTGGCAGATGGTATCGATCCTACGGTCTATGCGGACACGGACTTCTGGAAGGCCGCCTGCAATGTTTAGGATCACAAAGGAATTCCACTTCTCCGCATCCCATCAGCTGATCGGGCTTGGAGACGATCACCCCTGTGCGCGGTTTCACGGCCACAACTACGTTGTCGAGATCGAACTCGCCTCGAACGAATTGAACACAGTCGGTTTCGTGCGTGATTACAACGAATTGAAGGCGTTGAAGACCTACATCGATGACACGCTCGATCACCGTCATCTCAATGATGTCCTGGGAGATGACTGCGTGACGGCCGAGCGGCTGGCGAAGCATCTTTTCGACTGGTGCAAGGCTGAATGGACGGAAACAATGGCGGTTCGGGTCAGGGAAACACCGAAAACCTGCGCGGAGTACCGGCCGTTGGTCTACGTTCCCGTGGAGGCCCGCCGATGACCCCGGAGACCATTCGCGTCAACGAAATTTTCGGTCCGACCATCCAGGGCGAGGGCGCGCTGATCGGCCAACCGACCGTATTCGTGCGGACCGGGGGATGTGACTACCGCTGCAGCTGGTGCGATACGCTGCACGCTGTCGACAGCGCATATCGGGACGAATGGCTGCCGATGTCACCGGCCGCCATCATGATGCAGGTCGATATCCTGTCTGGCGGCAAACCGCTGATCGTATCCCTTTCCGGCGGCAACCCGGCCATTCAACCGCTCGGCGGCCTCATCGGGCTGGGCCGGCAGGAAGGCTATAAGTTTGCGCTGGAGACACAGGGCAGCATTGCCCGGGACTGGTTCGCCATGCTGGATACGCTGACACTCAGCCCCAAACCCCCTTCCAGCGGCATGACCATCGATTGGCAGAAGCTGGCCGAATGCGTCGAGGCAGCGGGACCGGTCACCCGGATCGTGATGAAAGTCGTGATCTTCGATGACGAGGACTACGCTTTCGCGCGAGACGTCGCTGCGCGCTACCCTGAGCTTCCGCTTTTTCTTCAGCCCGGAAATCATACACCGCCACACCCGGACGAACAGAACGGTGCGATCGACATGTCTGGCATCATGGAGCGCATGCGCTGGCTGGTCGACAAGGTTTCCACCGACCGGCTGTACTCTGCCACCGTGCTGCCACAGCTGCACACGCTGATCTGGGGCAATTTGCGGGGCGTTTGAGCGCCAAATCGAACACCGTTCATACCAGCGAGAGATTCATGTCCGAAAGCAGCATTTACGAGAACCTGACCCAGCTCGGCGCATCGACCGAGCTTCCGGACGACCCGGACAATGCGGTTTTGGAAAAGGTTCCAAACCCCCAGGCGGGCACGCCCTACATGGTGCGTTTCGTCGCGCCGGAATTCACCTCGCTATGCCCGATCACCAGTGCGCCGGATTTCGCGCATCTTGTGATCGACTATGTGCCTAACGAATTTCTGGTCGAGAGCAAATCCCTGAAACTCTATCTAGGCTCGTTTCGAAATCACGGCGCTTTCCACGAGGACTGCACTGTTTCCATCGCCAAACGTCTGGTTGAACTGCTTGACCCGGCGTGGCTCCGGATCGGTGGCTACTGGTACCCGCGTGGCGGCATTCCGATCGACGTCTTTTATCAGACCGGCCCGGCCCCCGAGGGCGTCTGGATACCGGAACAGGGCGTTGCGCCTTATCGCGGACGCGGCTGAGCCGGTTCAAGCCAACTCTTACTCCGGGGTCGGTAGGGAAAGCTCCGGTGCCGGCTCGATCGTCTGGGTCGTCACCATCTCAAAATTGGGCGCAGTCGTCTCGTAGACCGCCTTGACGATGAACCCCTCGTCGCGTGTCAGCCAGTATGTGTAGCGGTTTTCCGTGATCATCCCCTGACTGACCGTCAGGTCGGCCGCGACCTTTTCCAGGGGAACGCCATCGACGGTGTCTTCGCCGCACTCCGCGTTGCGGATGGTTTCCGCATTTGCCTTTTTAGCCGCAATTGCACCTTCCGCGTTCTGGGCGCTGTCGAGATCACGCACTTTGCTCCAGGTCTTGCCCTCATCCGGCGACTGATACATGACATTCTGATAGGTCAGTACCCAAGGTCCCGCCGGATCGGTCGGCACCGTCATGTGGTGATCCTGGCTGAGATAAAGAAAATCGTTCACCGTCGCCGGCGCGCCTTTGAACTGGGTCGTCGCGACCGTTTTTGTTGCAACACCCTGGTCGAGTTGCATGTAGATTTCCGTGAACCGACTGCTGCAGGCATCGGCAAAAGCGGGCTGTGAAAGCCCGGCAAGGATCACGGCGGCACAGCCGATCGGAGTGTTGAAAGTCCTCATTGGCAAT
Encoded proteins:
- a CDS encoding TetR/AcrR family transcriptional regulator, yielding MARPKSYIVEEVVERVVYAFWQHGYQALGLRELERLTGLNQFAIRTEFGGKEGLYLAALEFYTQSAVTTAMQPMRDGGVPEITGFLKSLVTDGSMTSSKYGCLVVNTGIENARVGSVRLEEAVRHYWDELESCFLACLQKALSEGKLDPSMDVPSVAKGLVSGVMGVHAQNRLDQSNRAGRFLVDVLCNQLKAMEKS
- the queC gene encoding 7-cyano-7-deazaguanine synthase QueC translates to MKTLVICSGGMDSVTLAHKIARDHELVGLISFDYGQRHRKELDFARTCAEELNTEHILMNIENIGRQLTGSALTDDVDVPDGHYAEDTMKVTVVPNRNAIMLTIAYGIAASRGANAVATAVHGGDHFIYPDCRPAFTSSFETMQRYALDGYAEISLVTPYVHVSKADIAAEGLRLGVDYRKTWSCYKGGETHCGRCGTCVERREAFHLADGIDPTVYADTDFWKAACNV
- the queD gene encoding 6-carboxytetrahydropterin synthase QueD, with translation MFRITKEFHFSASHQLIGLGDDHPCARFHGHNYVVEIELASNELNTVGFVRDYNELKALKTYIDDTLDHRHLNDVLGDDCVTAERLAKHLFDWCKAEWTETMAVRVRETPKTCAEYRPLVYVPVEARR
- the queE gene encoding 7-carboxy-7-deazaguanine synthase QueE produces the protein MTPETIRVNEIFGPTIQGEGALIGQPTVFVRTGGCDYRCSWCDTLHAVDSAYRDEWLPMSPAAIMMQVDILSGGKPLIVSLSGGNPAIQPLGGLIGLGRQEGYKFALETQGSIARDWFAMLDTLTLSPKPPSSGMTIDWQKLAECVEAAGPVTRIVMKVVIFDDEDYAFARDVAARYPELPLFLQPGNHTPPHPDEQNGAIDMSGIMERMRWLVDKVSTDRLYSATVLPQLHTLIWGNLRGV
- the queF gene encoding preQ(1) synthase, whose product is MSESSIYENLTQLGASTELPDDPDNAVLEKVPNPQAGTPYMVRFVAPEFTSLCPITSAPDFAHLVIDYVPNEFLVESKSLKLYLGSFRNHGAFHEDCTVSIAKRLVELLDPAWLRIGGYWYPRGGIPIDVFYQTGPAPEGVWIPEQGVAPYRGRG